The following proteins are co-located in the Calliphora vicina chromosome 2, idCalVici1.1, whole genome shotgun sequence genome:
- the LOC135950803 gene encoding collagen alpha-1(II) chain-like, which yields MAHNHHQEGIQTLDPTIGSNELEAEYLPNNDTNTKTRKTKKYRNKSKKSSPFEVGGSPCYPGPRPRSVPPADLGPKAEAGLNGLPGTDGTVPADSDGIEKGPYPQAETLRQMISQHMGLRGLRGPNGSQEREGRRDHSGLEGDRDAQGPKHRKGAMGPIGPMEKKDIVGPRCFPDLRGLPRPIGNPEPQRNEHQPGSKGNTGPTGQSGAPGQQGPQVPIGSPGPQGKSGPFGILGPSGKPGLTGLPGANGSLGVAGTSSHTAPKGVQGPAGFPGLRGSKVDDGLHGSPGNKDDAGDLADMGVPGLPGADGSPGVADNFGHTGPKGDQGAHGVQGRIGFPGPCGSKGDDGL from the exons ATGGCACATAACCATCATCAAGAAGGCATACAAACGTTAGACCCAACTATAGGATCAAATGAATTGGAAGCCGAGTATCTACCAAATAAcgatacaaatacaaaaactcgaaaaactaaaaaatatcgaaataaATCTAAGAAATCATC GCCCTTTGAAGTTGGTGGTTCACCTTGCTATCCAGGACCTAGACCTAGGTCTGTTCCACCGGCTGATCTAGGCCCAAAAGCAGAAGCTGGCCTTAATGGTTTACCGGGAACAGATGGA aCAGTTCCAGCTGACAGTGATGGTATTGAGAAGGGTCCCTACCCTCAAGCTGAAACTTTACGACAAATGATTTCTCAACATATG GGCTTACGAGGCCTTCGTGGTCCCAACGGCTCACAGGAACGAGAAGGCAGACGTGACCATTCTGGACTAGAAGGTGATCGTGATGCCCAAGGCCCAAAACATCGTAAAGGTGCAATGGGACCAATTGGTCCAATGGAGAAAAAGGACATCGTG GGACCTAGATGTTTCCCTGACCTACGTGGTCTACCCAGACCTATTGGAAATCCGGAGCCTCAAAGAAATGAACATCAGCCAGGTTCTAAAGGTAACACTGGTCCAACAGGACAATCCGGTGCACCAGGACAACAAGGTCCACAGGTACCAATTGGATCTCCTGGTCCTCAAGGAAAATCCGGTCCCTTTGGTATACTTGGTCCAAGCGGTAAACCTGGCTTAACCGGTTTACCAGGAGCTAATGGTTCTCTGGGTGTAGCAGGTACTTCCAGTCACACAGCACCAAAAGGTGTGCAAGGTCCTGCAGGTTTTCCTGGGCTTCGTGGCTCCAAAGTTGATGATGGTCTTCATGGATCTCCGGGAAACAAAGATGATGCAGGTGATCTTGCTGATATGGGTGTTCCAGGTTTACCTGGAGCTGATGGCTCTCCGGGTGTAGCAGATAATTTCGGTCACACAGGACCAAAAGGTGATCAAGGCGCACATGGTGTGCAAGGTCGTATAGGTTTTCCTGGACCTTGTGGCTCCAAAGGTGATGATGGTCTTTGA